In one Lycium barbarum isolate Lr01 chromosome 7, ASM1917538v2, whole genome shotgun sequence genomic region, the following are encoded:
- the LOC132603917 gene encoding cysteine-rich receptor-like protein kinase 25, whose amino-acid sequence MPSTFNNIPPCMSSMLVPFVLFLFISQICCSVRSTPLGNDCPNTTTYSPYSSYRSNLESLLATLSSNANGGKSYYNSTSGGEDGSEKIYGMFLGRGDVSEDECQDCMTGATAEIIQYCPKLKIAMVYYEHCFLRYSNQSTYPEPDPSIFTNPNKSSSYVLRNGCTINIEPHRFSQQLRDMMDEIATAIDHWGKRFLTKETNFTNEKTIYTLAQCIPDLSASDCLKCLKTVITKFPVCCYGRRGARIYYPSCNIRYEEYLFYKIKTVPVSPPAPSKNKGRVC is encoded by the coding sequence ATGCCTAGTACTTTCAATAATATCCCACCATGCATGTCGAGTATGCTAGTACCCTTCGTTCTTTTCTTGTTCATCAGCCAAATATGTTGTAGTGTAAGAAGCACACCTCTTGGAAATGACTGCCCAAACACAACTACCTACAGTCCATATAGCTCGTATCGTTCTAACCTCGAGTCGCTACTAGCAACCCTTTCATCTAATGCCAATGGTGGAAAAAGTTATTACAACTCCACTTCTGGCGGTGAAGATGGTTCTGAAAAAATTTATGGCATGTTTTTGGGTAGAGGTGACGTCTCCGAGGATGAATGCCAAGATTGTATGACTGGTGCTACTGCAGAAATAATTCAGTATTGCCCCAAATTAAAAATAGCTATGGTTTATTATGAGCATTGCTTCTTACGATATTCAAATCAATCAACATATCCCGAGCCAGATCCATCCATATTTACCAATCCAAATAAATCCAGCAGTTACGTGCTACGTAATGGTTGCACAATTAACATTGAACCACATAGGTTCAGCCAGCAGCTAAGAGACATGATGGATGAAATTGCGACTGCTATTGACCACTGGGGTAAAAGATTTTTAACTAAAGAAACCAATTTCACTAATGAGAAAACGATATATACCCTTGCTCAGTGCATTCCTGATCTTTCAGCTTCTGACTGCCTAAAGTGCCTTAAAACTGTGATAACCAAGTTCCCAGTCTGCTGCTATGGGCGACGGGGTGCTAGAATTTACTACCCTAGCTGTAATATTAGGTATGAGGAGTATCTTTTCTACAAAATCAAAACAGTACCTGTGTCTCCTCCTGCTCCATCCAAAAATAAAGGTAGAGTTTGCTAA